The proteins below are encoded in one region of Coffea arabica cultivar ET-39 chromosome 4c, Coffea Arabica ET-39 HiFi, whole genome shotgun sequence:
- the LOC113739676 gene encoding sucrose nonfermenting 4-like protein isoform X5, translating to MVHKVFTWRYGGGRVFLCGSFNGWTERIQMINVEGCATVFQRILDLQPGYYQYKYLVDDVWRVDEEQHCVQDGFGMINNVAYVEETEILCPSFSAQSLHQNQEYSRLKTGFPVSLTLVCDLLLVWLLTNQGTPSGGSLHKPVFQLPINEIDVLRYRLSLHLSSSTVYDLMPDSGKVFALDVGAAVKQAFHLMYEEGVAVLPLWDEQNTKIVGMLTASDFISILLQLDRNRAILTDEEIEEHTISAWKDIKFRHHREVSGTSQPLCRTALIQAGPDESLKDVALRILHNKISAVPILSSSEDGSCPNLLFIACLSGILKHICRHLRRHLEFLPLLQQPVGNLPLGTWAREIGKSGDRLLLTLRASEPLSSALNLLIQARVSSVPIVDDNGILVDVYCRR from the exons ATGGTTCACAAAGTTTTTACCTGGCGTTATGGGGGCgggagagtttttctttgtgGTTCCTTTAATGG GTGGACAGAGAGGATACAGATGATTAATGTGGAGGGTTGTGCTACTGTTTTTCAGAGGATTTTGGATCTTCAGCCGGGTTATTATCAG TATAAGTACTTGGTTGATGATGTCTGGCGAGTTGATGAGGAACAGCATTGTGTTCAGGATGGGTTTGGAATGATTAACAACGTGGCTTATGTGGAGGAAACAGAAATCTTATGTCCTTCCTTTTCTGCTCAATCTTTACATCAGAATCAa GAATACTCAAGACTCAAAACAGGGTTTCCTGTTTCATTGACTCTTGTATGTGATCTGCTGCTTGTTTGGTTGTTAACCAACCAGGGGACACCTTCTGGTGGCTCACTTCATAAACCTGTATTTCAATTGCCAATCAACGAGATTGATGTTTTGCGTTACCGTCTGTCACTGCATTTGTCATCATCTACAGTATATGACTTGATGCCTGACTCAGGCAAG GTTTTTGCTTTGGATGTTGGAGCTGCAGTGAAGCAGGCATTCCATCTTATGtatgaagag GGTGTTGCAGTTCTTCCTCTGTGGGATGAACAAAACACAAAGATTGTGGGGATGTTGACTGCCTCCGATTTCATATCGATTTTGTTGCAG CTTGACCGTAATCGTGCTATACTGActgatgaagaaattgaagagcacACAATTTCTGCTTGGAAAGATATAAAATTTCGACATCATAGAGAAGTCAGTGGGACCTCACAGCCGCTTTGCCGAACGGCTTTAATCCAA GCTGGTCCAGATGAGTCGTTGAAAGATGTGGCTTTGAGGATTCTGCACAACAAGATTTCTGCAGTTCCAATTTTAAGTTCAAGTGAAGATGGGTCTTGTCCTAACTTATTATTCATAGCATGCCTCTCCGGAATACTAAAAC ATATATGCAGGCATCTTCGAAGACATCTGGAGTTTCTGCCTCTACTGCAGCAACCAGTTGGTAATCTGCCATTAGGTACGTGGGCTAGAGAAATTGGGAAGAGCGGTGATCGTCTACTGCTAACATTGCGAGCCAGTGAGCCACTTAGTTCAGCTCTTAATTTATTAATCCAAG CACGTGTAAGTTCTGTACCTATAGTTGATGACAATGGGATTCTTGTAGATGTGTACTGTAGGAGGTAA